In one Fusarium keratoplasticum isolate Fu6.1 chromosome 5, whole genome shotgun sequence genomic region, the following are encoded:
- a CDS encoding NmrA domain-containing protein — MSPPEYYLIAGATGRQGGATVDALLSHPEIKIEPRKVYTITRHPTRPGAVKLREKYSNINIVPGDLNNPEAIFQHLDKNIIPKTGVFLAQAHGPTELSDAKGFIDVAASNGVPYFVYSSVDRGGRELSDKDPSYCKTFSDKFYIEQHLRSVCSSSQMEYTVLRPTWFADNAWWGFPGQLCMTGWRENMEGKRMQVTVTKDIGRWAVEGLVRPDRTGIRNQALSIASDELSFKDIDDIFVRHTGKGVPVTYGLFARFIIWMVKDLGTMFGFIGERAYGADLPWLKSQLEPTTFEQWVRNEVPSG; from the coding sequence ATGTCTCCGCCAGAGTACTATCTCATCGCTGGCGCCACCGGCCGTCAAGGCGGCGCAACAGTCGACGCTCTCCTATCCCACCCCGAAATCAAGATCGAGCCCAGAAAGGTCTATACCATAACTCGACACCCCACCAGACCAGGAGCTGTCAAGCTTCGTGAGAAGTacagcaacatcaacattgTCCCCGGCGACTTGAACAACCCCGAGGCCATATTCCAACATCTGGACAAGAACATCATACCCAAAACTGGGGTTTTTCTCGCACAGGCTCATGGACCGACCGAACTGAGCGACGCAAAGGGATTCATCGATGTCGCCGCTTCCAACGGAGTCCCCTACTTTGTCTACTCCTCCGTTGACCGCGGAGGACGTGAACTCAGCGACAAAGACCCGTCATACTGCAAGACTTTCTCGGACAAGTTCTATATCGAACAGCACCTAAGGAGTGTTTGCAGTTCCAGCCAGATGGAATACACCGTCCTCCGACCAACCTGGTTCGCCGACAATGCCTGGTGGGGCTTCCCCGGTCAACTCTGCATGACAGGTTGGAGGGAGAATATGGAGGGCAAGAGAATGCAGGTCACGGTGACCAAGGACATTGGAAGGTGGGCAGTCGAGGGTCTAGTACGGCCCGACCGGACCGGTATTAGGAACCAGGCTCTCTCGATCGCCAGTGATGAGCTTAGCTTCAAGGATATCGACGACATTTTTGTTCGACACACCGGAAAGGGCGTTCCTGTTACATATGGGCTTTTCGCTAGGTTCATCATTTGGATGGTCAAGGACTTAGGGACAATGTTTGGCTTCATCGGTGAGAGGGCTTACGGCGCGGATCTGCCATGGTTGAAGAGCCAGCTGGAGCCGACTACGTTTGAGCAATGGGTCCGGAACGAAGTGCCAAGTGGGTGA